In Thermomonas paludicola, the following are encoded in one genomic region:
- a CDS encoding helix-turn-helix domain-containing protein → MSLTIEATSTMTAMQAALGTRLARLRLSRNLTQASLAREAGASLSSIKRLEAGENTSMETFLRVLKALGMEARLLDALPNPDVRPVERVRHGGRERRRARTKAGTPKATAWAWGEDGDP, encoded by the coding sequence ATGAGCCTGACGATTGAAGCGACGTCAACGATGACCGCCATGCAGGCCGCGCTCGGCACGCGCTTGGCACGCTTGCGCCTGAGCCGCAATCTGACCCAGGCCAGCTTGGCGCGCGAGGCGGGCGCATCGCTCAGCAGCATCAAGCGACTGGAAGCGGGCGAAAACACGTCGATGGAGACGTTCCTGCGCGTGCTCAAGGCGCTGGGCATGGAGGCGCGCCTGCTGGATGCCCTGCCCAACCCCGATGTGCGGCCGGTCGAGCGCGTCAGACACGGTGGCCGCGAGCGCCGTCGCGCACGCACGAAAGCGGGCACGCCCAAGGCAACAGCGTGGGCCTGGGGGGAGGACGGTGACCCATGA
- a CDS encoding type II toxin-antitoxin system HipA family toxin encodes MTDATVRLWGRDIGAVSWLDDREVAVFQYMPDFAQSSIQLAPIMMPLRPQPYEFRGLPNEAFRGLPGLLADALPDRFGNALIDAWLAAQGRSASSFNPVERLCYIGTRGMGALEFQPALASGLRQSRAIEIDALAQLANDVLNHRERLVGVLKGEDDRAALEDILRVGTSAGGARAKAVLAWNARTGEFRSGQVKAGDGFTYWLMKFDGISNNRDKELADPQGFGLIEYGFHLLAVAAGIDMSECRIHHEGGRAHFMTRRFDRDASGRKLHMQSLAALRHFDFNAAGAHSYEQAVETIRMLGLPVLDIEQQFRRAVLNVLIRNQDDHVKNIAFLMNRKGEWRLSPAFDVSYAYNPAGSWTHQHQMSLNGKRDQFELADLVQFGAFCGMKPKKARDAIGDIHEQVEDWMRYADMAGVPEPMAARLHRSMRREIVL; translated from the coding sequence ATGACGGACGCCACGGTTCGCCTGTGGGGCCGGGATATCGGCGCGGTGAGCTGGCTGGATGACCGCGAGGTTGCCGTGTTCCAGTACATGCCGGATTTCGCGCAGAGTTCGATCCAGTTGGCGCCCATCATGATGCCGCTTCGCCCGCAGCCTTACGAATTTCGCGGGCTGCCAAACGAGGCGTTTCGCGGGCTGCCGGGATTGCTTGCCGATGCCTTGCCGGACCGGTTCGGCAACGCGCTGATCGACGCCTGGCTGGCGGCGCAGGGCCGTTCGGCCAGCAGCTTCAACCCGGTTGAACGCCTCTGTTACATCGGCACGCGCGGCATGGGCGCGCTTGAATTCCAGCCTGCGTTGGCCAGCGGGCTGCGCCAGTCGCGCGCCATCGAGATCGACGCGCTTGCCCAGTTGGCCAACGACGTGCTCAATCATCGCGAACGGCTGGTCGGCGTGCTCAAGGGCGAGGACGACCGCGCGGCGCTGGAGGACATCCTGCGCGTTGGCACCTCGGCCGGCGGCGCGCGGGCCAAGGCCGTGCTTGCCTGGAACGCGCGGACGGGGGAATTCCGCTCCGGGCAAGTGAAAGCCGGCGACGGCTTCACCTATTGGCTGATGAAGTTCGATGGTATTTCCAACAATCGCGACAAGGAACTGGCCGATCCGCAAGGCTTCGGCCTGATCGAATACGGGTTCCATTTGCTGGCGGTCGCCGCCGGCATCGACATGAGCGAGTGTCGCATTCACCACGAGGGCGGACGCGCGCACTTCATGACGCGCCGCTTCGACCGCGATGCCAGCGGTCGCAAGCTGCACATGCAATCACTTGCCGCCCTGCGCCATTTCGACTTCAACGCCGCGGGGGCGCACTCCTACGAACAGGCAGTGGAAACCATCCGCATGCTGGGGTTGCCGGTGCTGGATATCGAACAGCAGTTCCGCCGTGCCGTGCTGAACGTGCTCATCCGCAACCAGGACGATCACGTCAAGAACATCGCCTTCCTGATGAACCGGAAAGGCGAGTGGCGGTTGTCGCCCGCATTCGACGTCAGCTATGCCTACAACCCCGCGGGAAGCTGGACGCATCAGCACCAGATGAGCCTCAACGGCAAGCGCGACCAGTTCGAGTTGGCCGATCTGGTCCAGTTCGGCGCGTTTTGCGGCATGAAGCCGAAGAAAGCCCGGGACGCCATTGGCGACATCCATGAGCAGGTTGAAGACTGGATGCGCTACGCCGACATGGCCGGCGTGCCCGAGCCGATGGCGGCCAGGCTGCATCGAAGCATGCGGCGGGAAATCGTCCTCTAG
- the tadA gene encoding tRNA adenosine(34) deaminase TadA: MARADDDWMRHALALAERARREDDEIPVGAIIVDASGSLIAEGWNRNIAEHDPSAHAEIVAMRRAGQAVGNHRLLGCTLYVTLEPCAMCAMAMVHARLARVVYGAADPKTGAAGSVFDLLGDARHNHRVAVSGGVLGEQAGAMLTAYFRGKRGKPAAVR; the protein is encoded by the coding sequence ATGGCACGAGCCGACGACGACTGGATGCGCCATGCATTGGCGCTCGCCGAGCGCGCCCGGCGCGAGGATGACGAAATTCCCGTGGGCGCGATCATTGTCGATGCCAGCGGCAGCCTCATCGCGGAAGGCTGGAATCGCAACATCGCCGAGCATGATCCATCGGCGCACGCCGAGATCGTGGCGATGCGCAGGGCAGGGCAGGCCGTCGGCAACCACCGGCTGCTGGGCTGTACGCTGTACGTGACGCTGGAACCCTGCGCGATGTGCGCGATGGCGATGGTGCACGCGCGGCTGGCGAGGGTCGTGTATGGCGCGGCCGATCCCAAGACCGGCGCAGCCGGCAGCGTGTTCGATCTGCTCGGCGACGCGCGGCATAACCATCGCGTGGCTGTTTCGGGCGGCGTGCTTGGCGAACAGGCCGGGGCGATGCTGACTGCATATTTCCGCGGCAAGCGCGGCAAGCCGGCTGCGGTCCGCTGA
- the orn gene encoding oligoribonuclease, whose amino-acid sequence MASDSVSDRLIWIDLEMTGLDTDRDGILEIATVVTDGQLNVLAEGPELAIAHPLATLEAMDDWNRNQHGKSGLWQRVLDEGVPLAEAEARTLAFLQAWVPANASPMCGNSICQDRRFLHRLMPALERYFHYRNLDVSTLKELARRWSPKVLDGVKKTSAHTALSDVHDSIAELLHYRGHMGVLAGLATE is encoded by the coding sequence ATGGCTTCTGATTCGGTATCCGATCGCTTGATCTGGATTGATCTGGAAATGACCGGGCTGGACACCGACCGCGACGGCATCCTGGAGATCGCGACGGTGGTGACCGATGGCCAGCTCAACGTGTTGGCGGAAGGGCCGGAACTGGCCATCGCCCATCCATTGGCCACGCTGGAAGCGATGGACGACTGGAACCGCAACCAGCACGGCAAGTCGGGGCTGTGGCAGCGCGTGCTGGACGAGGGCGTGCCGCTGGCCGAGGCCGAGGCGCGCACGCTGGCGTTCTTGCAGGCCTGGGTGCCGGCCAACGCCTCGCCGATGTGTGGCAATTCGATTTGCCAGGATCGCCGCTTCCTGCATCGGCTGATGCCTGCACTGGAGCGCTATTTCCACTACCGCAACCTGGATGTCAGCACGCTCAAGGAACTTGCGCGGCGCTGGTCACCCAAGGTGCTGGATGGCGTGAAGAAAACCTCCGCGCATACCGCGTTGAGTGACGTGCACGACTCCATTGCCGAGCTGCTGCATTATCGCGGCCACATGGGTGTCCTGGCTGGCCTGGCAACCGAATAG
- a CDS encoding two-component regulator propeller domain-containing protein, translating into MPAASTSSKLVAALVALLAMLCLCPHALAAKAAAPVLQTAAQGKPISAFYRETWTTRQGLPHNQINAIAQTPDGYLWLGTWEGLVRYNGLDFTLFNRTNTPALKDNGVRSLRASADGAVVIGTSRGGVTVRRGDSWKTWSQADGLAQDEIMDAMLDRQGRLWAGTESMGLTMLDHGKATQYNTGNGLLPSDVVFGLLEDRDGSMWVATASGLVHIANGRATILAQQAGLPAAPVFRLFETAKGELLVGSERGVYRRIASSDRFQLLSPLLPDDGVPSLAEDASGDLWIGTINNGLFRLSQSGVEHFTSRRELPNNRVASLLADREGSIWVGTNAGLMRLSDAPFTTWNSDQGMTDDYVRALSAAPDGGIWIGTGRGLNLWRNNAVVARYTKADGMPGDSVLSLLQDSSGDLLVGTYTDGVLRMRAGKIIARYDNAHGMPGSNQIRALARDGQGTLWIGTTRGLVRLRDGKFELFGQAQGLLRDFIISLYTARDGTLWVGTSDGMAHIVGDVVKPFDMRSVQGAQDVFGFHEDADGTLWVVTDRGLLRYRNGQLRGLGMENGLPVDTLFAVVDDHLGNLWLTSNRGVLRVARKEVEAVLDGKHRQLTFDHFGEADGLVSAQCNGGSGPAALRDSRGNIWIATARGAATVSPGALQAYRHALPQVVLEQVLADGKPVPLDRVLRLPAGTRKLEFRYAALSFLMPRFLRYRYRLDGFDPAWVERGNQHSAQYTNLDPGSYRFNVGASAPGLGQGWSRDVTSIRIEVAPQPWQRRGVIIAAMLASALLMYGLYLWRVGSLRRRATRLEDMVEQRTRDLREHAERLRESDAEKTLLLGKLREQSEAFERMALEDALTGVGNRRSLDAALQLAFQRAARTRRPLCFALLDIDHFKQINDRYSHAAGDQALIAVAHALRDALDGAGMLARWGVRGVCRAVRAGATGACARTLRSHAPARGTARLQ; encoded by the coding sequence ATGCCTGCCGCATCCACGAGTAGCAAGCTCGTCGCAGCGCTGGTGGCGCTGCTGGCCATGCTTTGCCTCTGCCCGCATGCCCTTGCGGCCAAGGCTGCCGCGCCCGTGCTGCAAACCGCGGCGCAGGGAAAGCCGATTTCGGCGTTCTATCGCGAAACATGGACCACGCGACAGGGCCTTCCGCACAACCAGATCAACGCCATTGCACAGACGCCCGATGGCTATCTGTGGCTGGGTACCTGGGAAGGGCTGGTGCGTTACAACGGCCTCGACTTCACCCTGTTCAATCGCACCAATACGCCTGCGCTGAAAGACAACGGCGTGCGTTCGCTGCGCGCCTCGGCGGATGGGGCGGTGGTCATCGGCACCTCGCGTGGCGGCGTGACGGTGAGGCGGGGCGACAGTTGGAAGACCTGGAGCCAGGCGGACGGCCTGGCCCAGGATGAAATCATGGATGCGATGCTGGACCGGCAGGGGCGCCTGTGGGCTGGCACCGAAAGCATGGGCCTGACCATGCTCGACCACGGCAAGGCGACGCAATACAACACCGGCAATGGCTTGTTGCCAAGTGATGTGGTGTTCGGGCTGCTGGAGGACCGCGATGGCAGCATGTGGGTGGCAACCGCAAGCGGCCTTGTGCATATCGCCAACGGGCGTGCGACCATCCTTGCGCAACAGGCCGGGCTGCCGGCCGCGCCGGTGTTCCGCCTGTTTGAAACCGCCAAGGGTGAGCTGCTGGTCGGCAGCGAGCGCGGTGTTTATCGGCGCATCGCCAGCAGCGACCGCTTCCAGCTGCTGTCGCCACTGCTGCCCGATGATGGTGTCCCCAGTCTGGCTGAAGATGCCAGCGGCGATCTCTGGATCGGCACGATCAACAACGGCCTGTTCCGCCTGTCGCAGTCCGGGGTGGAGCATTTCACCAGTCGCAGGGAACTCCCCAACAATCGGGTGGCGTCCTTGCTGGCCGATCGCGAGGGCAGCATCTGGGTCGGGACCAATGCCGGTCTGATGCGATTGAGCGACGCGCCCTTCACCACCTGGAACAGCGACCAGGGCATGACCGACGATTACGTGCGGGCGTTGTCGGCGGCGCCCGATGGCGGCATCTGGATCGGTACCGGGCGTGGCTTGAACCTGTGGCGCAACAATGCGGTCGTGGCCCGCTACACGAAAGCCGATGGCATGCCGGGCGATTCCGTTCTCAGCCTGCTGCAGGACAGCAGCGGGGACTTGCTGGTCGGTACCTATACCGACGGCGTGCTGCGCATGCGCGCAGGCAAGATCATCGCCCGTTACGACAACGCGCACGGAATGCCCGGCAGCAACCAGATCCGCGCGCTGGCCCGGGACGGGCAGGGCACGCTCTGGATTGGCACCACGCGCGGCCTGGTGCGGCTGCGCGATGGAAAATTCGAGTTGTTCGGGCAGGCCCAGGGGCTGTTGCGCGACTTCATCATCTCGCTGTACACGGCGCGCGACGGCACGCTCTGGGTGGGCACCTCGGACGGCATGGCGCACATCGTCGGGGATGTGGTGAAGCCGTTCGACATGCGCTCGGTGCAGGGCGCGCAGGATGTCTTCGGCTTCCATGAGGACGCCGACGGCACCCTGTGGGTGGTCACCGATCGCGGCCTGCTGCGTTACCGCAATGGCCAGTTGCGCGGGCTGGGAATGGAAAACGGCCTGCCTGTCGATACCCTGTTCGCGGTGGTGGACGACCATCTCGGCAACCTCTGGCTCACGTCCAATCGCGGCGTGCTGCGGGTCGCCCGCAAAGAGGTCGAGGCCGTGCTGGACGGCAAGCACCGGCAACTGACGTTCGATCATTTCGGCGAAGCGGATGGGTTGGTCAGCGCGCAGTGCAACGGCGGTTCTGGCCCCGCAGCGCTGCGCGACAGCCGCGGCAACATCTGGATCGCCACGGCGCGCGGTGCCGCCACCGTGTCGCCGGGCGCGCTGCAGGCGTATCGGCACGCATTGCCGCAGGTGGTCCTGGAGCAGGTGCTGGCGGATGGCAAGCCGGTGCCACTGGACCGCGTGCTGCGGCTGCCGGCGGGCACGCGCAAGCTGGAATTCCGTTATGCGGCGCTGAGCTTCCTGATGCCGCGCTTCCTGCGCTACCGCTATCGCCTGGACGGGTTTGACCCGGCCTGGGTGGAGCGCGGCAACCAGCACAGTGCGCAATACACCAACCTGGATCCCGGCAGCTATCGCTTCAATGTCGGTGCCTCTGCCCCCGGCCTTGGCCAGGGCTGGAGCCGCGATGTCACCTCCATCCGGATCGAGGTTGCCCCACAGCCGTGGCAACGCCGCGGCGTCATCATCGCGGCGATGCTGGCCAGCGCGTTGCTGATGTATGGCCTGTACCTGTGGCGCGTGGGCAGCCTGCGCCGACGCGCGACCCGGCTGGAAGACATGGTGGAACAACGCACGCGCGACCTGCGCGAGCATGCCGAGCGCCTGCGCGAGTCCGACGCGGAAAAGACCCTGCTCCTGGGCAAGCTGCGCGAGCAGTCGGAGGCATTCGAGCGGATGGCGCTGGAAGATGCGCTGACCGGGGTTGGCAATCGCCGCAGCCTGGATGCGGCACTGCAGCTCGCGTTCCAGCGCGCCGCGCGCACCCGGCGCCCGCTGTGTTTTGCCTTGCTGGACATCGATCACTTCAAGCAGATCAATGACCGCTATTCCCATGCCGCGGGTGATCAGGCCCTGATCGCGGTTGCACATGCACTGCGTGATGCACTGGACGGGGCCGGGATGCTGGCACGCTGGGGCGTGCGAGGAGTTTGCCGTGCTGTTCGAGCGGGTGCCACTGGCGCGTGCGCGCGAACTCTGCGAAGCCATGCGCCAGCGCGTGGAACAGCTCGACTGCAGTGA
- a CDS encoding diguanylate cyclase domain-containing protein — translation MPLARARELCEAMRQRVEQLDCSDYAPGWTLSISGGVAEREGDLRHEALVARADALLYQAKHAGRNRVLG, via the coding sequence GTGCCACTGGCGCGTGCGCGCGAACTCTGCGAAGCCATGCGCCAGCGCGTGGAACAGCTCGACTGCAGTGATTACGCGCCAGGCTGGACGCTGTCGATCAGCGGCGGCGTGGCCGAACGGGAAGGCGACCTGCGCCATGAAGCACTGGTGGCCCGCGCCGACGCACTGCTGTACCAAGCCAAGCACGCGGGGCGCAACCGCGTGTTGGGATGA
- a CDS encoding mechanosensitive ion channel family protein produces the protein MLAMSFLPPAVVAERADAATLLSDLRGINWLNLLETWGLKLLAAAVIFVAGRWLARRLSTALDRVMTRANVDITLSSFLRNIAYAVMLVLVIMTALTAVGVPTTSMFAILGAAGLAVGLALKDSLSNIASGVMLIVLRPFRTGDHVVAAGQEGTVLEIRVFQTRLRSFDHRVIILPNSEITTKPIINFSSLPWRRLEVAVGVGYNDDLQKARRLLLQIAREETLVLDEPPPLVRVNNLGESSVDLVLYAFTRNDDYGEARSRVIEAVHDELIGNGLNIPYPQRDLHVFHSDADGRPIADILLRGVADDGDGKAVTPG, from the coding sequence ATGCTGGCAATGTCATTCCTCCCCCCTGCCGTGGTTGCCGAACGCGCCGATGCCGCCACCCTGCTCAGCGATCTGCGTGGAATCAACTGGCTGAACCTGCTGGAAACCTGGGGACTCAAGCTGCTGGCGGCGGCGGTCATCTTCGTGGCTGGCCGCTGGCTGGCCAGGCGCCTGTCCACCGCGCTGGACCGGGTCATGACGCGCGCCAACGTGGATATCACCTTGAGCAGCTTCCTGCGCAACATCGCCTACGCGGTGATGCTGGTGCTGGTGATCATGACGGCGTTGACCGCGGTCGGCGTTCCCACCACCTCGATGTTCGCCATCCTGGGCGCCGCCGGCCTGGCGGTGGGCCTGGCGCTCAAGGACTCGCTGTCCAATATCGCATCCGGCGTCATGCTGATCGTGCTGCGCCCGTTTCGCACCGGCGATCACGTGGTTGCAGCCGGGCAGGAAGGCACGGTGCTCGAAATTCGGGTATTCCAGACCCGCCTGCGCTCCTTTGACCACCGGGTGATCATCCTGCCCAACAGCGAAATCACCACCAAGCCCATCATCAATTTCTCCTCGCTTCCCTGGCGACGCCTCGAAGTGGCGGTGGGCGTTGGCTACAACGACGACCTGCAAAAGGCGCGACGGCTGCTGCTGCAGATTGCCCGTGAGGAAACGCTGGTTCTGGATGAACCGCCACCGCTGGTGCGCGTGAACAATCTGGGCGAAAGCAGCGTGGATCTCGTGCTCTATGCCTTCACCAGGAACGATGATTACGGTGAAGCCCGCAGCCGGGTGATCGAGGCGGTGCATGACGAGTTGATCGGGAACGGATTGAACATTCCCTATCCGCAGCGCGACCTGCACGTGTTCCACAGCGATGCGGATGGTCGGCCGATCGCCGACATCCTGCTGCGCGGCGTCGCCGACGACGGCGATGGCAAGGCAGTCACGCCGGGCTGA
- a CDS encoding efflux RND transporter permease subunit — MLTRIIEWSARHVFLVLVLALALTAGGIHALLRTPLDAQPDLSDVQVIVYTEAPGQAPQVVENQITYPLTTALLAVPKAKVVRGFSYFGSSFVYVIFEDGTDLYWARSRVLEYLSAAGRQLPAGVTPMLGPDATGVGWVYQYVLESKRHSLDQLRALQDWFVRYPLTAAHGVAEVASIGGFVRQYSVTVDPVKLREYGIPLARVGEVIAASNRDVGGRTLELAETEYMLRGRGYLRGIGDIEQLVVKAEGGVPVLVRDVANVELVPDERRGIAELDGEGEAVGGIAIARYGENARAVIGAVKEKLREIQSGLPEGVSIRSVYDRSQLIDRAIATLRTTLLEESVIVALVCVLFLFHVRSALVAIIMLPVGVLVAFIAMRALGMNSNIMSLGGIAIAIGAMVDAAIVMIENAHKHLERDDGSKPRAQMIVDACREVGPALFFSLLIITVSFLPVFALEAQEGRLFKPLAFTKTFAMAGGALLSVTLVPVLMLLFVRGKIVPEHRNPVNRLLIGLYRPVIHGVLKHRALTLGVAGLVLLASLWPASKLGSEFMPALNEGSLLYMPTTLPGLSVTQAQKLLQQQDRIIKSFPEVESVFGKAGRAMTATDPAPLEMFETTINLKPEDQWRDGMTVDKLIAEMDKALQFPGVANSWTMPIKARADMLSTGIRTPVGIKVFGNSQSQLEQVSRAIESAVRKVPGTTSAYAERLTGGYYLDITPDLAQLARYGLSVGEVQDVVASALGGQLVTTTVEGRERFGVIVRYPRDLRDTPERIAQQVLVATPDGAQVPLGELATLAIRQGAPSIRTENAQLAAYIYVDTRESDLGAYVHRAQQAVAESVKLPAGTYVSWSGQYEYMQRAIARMRIVIPFTLALIFLLLYLNFRRVTESLIVMLSVPFALIGGIWLLWLLDYQLSVAVAVGFIALAGVAAETGVVMLLYLDHALEEAKARCRTEGRPLSASDLHGAIVAGAVERVRPKMMTVVAIMAGLLPIMWSHGTGAEVMRRIAAPMVGGMVSSTVLTLVVIPVLYLLIKHRQLQVPGKPTVARPSGRRHET; from the coding sequence ATGCTGACCCGGATCATCGAATGGTCGGCGCGACACGTGTTCCTGGTGCTGGTGCTGGCACTGGCGCTCACCGCCGGCGGCATCCACGCGCTCCTGCGCACCCCGCTGGACGCCCAACCCGACCTGTCCGACGTACAGGTCATCGTCTATACCGAGGCGCCGGGACAGGCGCCGCAGGTGGTGGAGAACCAGATCACCTATCCGCTGACCACGGCGCTGTTGGCGGTGCCGAAAGCCAAGGTGGTGCGCGGCTTCTCCTACTTCGGGTCGTCCTTCGTGTACGTGATTTTCGAAGACGGCACCGATCTGTACTGGGCGCGCTCGCGGGTGCTGGAATACCTCAGCGCCGCCGGGCGCCAGCTGCCGGCCGGGGTCACCCCCATGCTGGGCCCGGATGCCACCGGCGTGGGCTGGGTGTACCAGTACGTGCTGGAGAGCAAACGCCACTCGCTGGACCAGCTGCGCGCACTGCAGGACTGGTTCGTGCGCTATCCACTCACCGCCGCGCACGGGGTGGCCGAAGTGGCCAGCATCGGCGGTTTCGTGCGCCAGTATTCGGTCACCGTGGACCCGGTCAAGCTGCGCGAATACGGCATCCCGCTGGCCCGCGTCGGCGAGGTGATCGCGGCCAGCAACCGCGATGTCGGCGGCCGCACGCTGGAGCTCGCCGAGACCGAGTACATGCTGCGCGGGCGCGGCTACCTGCGCGGCATCGGCGACATCGAGCAGCTGGTGGTGAAGGCCGAAGGCGGCGTGCCGGTGCTGGTGCGCGATGTCGCCAATGTCGAGCTGGTGCCGGACGAACGTCGCGGCATCGCCGAACTCGATGGCGAAGGCGAGGCGGTGGGCGGGATAGCGATTGCCCGCTACGGCGAAAACGCCCGCGCGGTGATCGGCGCGGTGAAGGAGAAGCTGCGGGAGATCCAGTCCGGCCTGCCGGAAGGCGTCAGCATCCGCAGCGTGTACGACCGCTCGCAGCTGATCGATCGCGCGATCGCCACCCTGCGCACCACGCTGCTGGAGGAAAGCGTGATCGTGGCGCTGGTCTGCGTGCTGTTCCTGTTCCACGTGCGCAGCGCGCTGGTGGCGATCATCATGCTGCCGGTCGGGGTGCTGGTCGCGTTCATCGCCATGCGTGCGCTGGGCATGAACTCGAACATCATGAGCCTGGGCGGCATTGCGATTGCCATCGGGGCGATGGTCGATGCCGCCATCGTGATGATCGAGAACGCGCACAAGCACCTGGAGCGCGACGATGGCAGCAAGCCGCGCGCGCAGATGATTGTCGATGCCTGCCGCGAAGTGGGGCCGGCGCTGTTCTTCAGCCTGCTGATCATCACCGTCTCGTTCCTGCCGGTGTTCGCGCTGGAAGCGCAGGAAGGCCGGTTGTTCAAGCCGCTGGCGTTCACCAAGACCTTCGCCATGGCCGGCGGCGCGCTGCTGTCGGTGACGCTGGTGCCTGTGCTGATGCTGCTGTTCGTGCGCGGCAAGATCGTGCCCGAGCACAGGAACCCGGTGAACCGCCTGCTGATCGGACTGTATCGCCCGGTCATCCACGGCGTGCTGAAACACCGCGCGCTCACCCTCGGCGTGGCCGGGCTGGTGCTGCTGGCCTCGCTGTGGCCGGCTTCGAAACTGGGCAGCGAATTCATGCCGGCCCTCAACGAAGGCAGCCTGCTGTACATGCCCACCACCCTGCCCGGCCTGTCGGTCACGCAGGCGCAGAAGCTGCTGCAGCAGCAGGACCGCATCATCAAGTCGTTCCCGGAGGTGGAATCGGTATTCGGCAAGGCCGGCCGCGCAATGACCGCCACCGACCCGGCGCCGCTGGAGATGTTCGAAACCACCATCAACCTCAAGCCGGAAGACCAGTGGCGCGACGGCATGACGGTGGACAAGCTGATCGCGGAGATGGACAAGGCGCTGCAGTTCCCGGGCGTTGCCAACTCGTGGACGATGCCGATCAAGGCGCGCGCCGACATGCTCTCCACCGGCATCCGCACGCCGGTGGGGATCAAGGTGTTCGGCAACAGCCAGAGCCAGCTGGAGCAGGTCTCGCGCGCAATCGAATCCGCGGTGCGCAAGGTGCCCGGCACCACCAGCGCCTACGCCGAGCGCCTGACCGGTGGCTACTATCTCGACATCACGCCCGACCTTGCGCAATTGGCCCGCTACGGGCTGTCGGTGGGCGAGGTGCAGGACGTGGTCGCCAGCGCGCTGGGCGGCCAGCTGGTGACGACCACGGTGGAAGGCCGCGAGCGCTTCGGGGTGATCGTGCGCTACCCGCGCGACCTGCGCGACACCCCCGAACGGATCGCGCAGCAGGTGCTGGTGGCCACGCCGGATGGCGCGCAGGTGCCGCTGGGCGAACTGGCCACGCTCGCCATTCGCCAGGGCGCGCCGTCGATCCGCACCGAGAACGCGCAACTGGCCGCCTACATTTACGTGGACACCCGCGAGAGCGACCTCGGCGCCTACGTTCATCGGGCGCAGCAGGCGGTGGCGGAATCGGTGAAGCTGCCCGCCGGCACCTACGTCAGCTGGAGTGGCCAGTACGAATACATGCAGCGGGCAATCGCGCGCATGCGGATTGTCATCCCGTTTACGCTGGCGTTGATTTTCCTGCTGCTCTACCTCAACTTCCGGCGCGTCACCGAATCACTGATCGTGATGCTGTCGGTGCCGTTCGCGTTGATCGGAGGCATCTGGTTGCTGTGGCTGCTGGACTACCAGCTCAGCGTCGCGGTCGCGGTGGGCTTCATCGCACTGGCGGGCGTGGCCGCAGAAACCGGCGTGGTGATGCTGCTCTACCTTGATCATGCGCTGGAGGAAGCCAAGGCGCGCTGCCGGACGGAAGGACGCCCGCTCTCGGCCAGCGATCTGCACGGGGCCATCGTCGCCGGCGCGGTGGAACGCGTGCGGCCGAAGATGATGACGGTGGTGGCGATCATGGCCGGCCTGCTGCCGATCATGTGGAGCCACGGCACCGGCGCGGAGGTCATGCGGCGCATCGCTGCGCCAATGGTGGGCGGAATGGTGTCCTCCACGGTGCTGACGCTGGTGGTGATACCCGTGCTCTATCTGTTGATCAAACACAGGCAGCTGCAGGTACCGGGCAAGCCCACGGTTGCACGTCCTTCAGGCAGGCGCCATGAGACCTGA